One stretch of Solenopsis invicta isolate M01_SB chromosome 16, UNIL_Sinv_3.0, whole genome shotgun sequence DNA includes these proteins:
- the LOC105203581 gene encoding serine/threonine-protein kinase TBK1, which produces MSFLRGSANYVWCTTSVLGKGATGAVFQGVNKNNGEPVAVKTFNQLSHMRPHDVQVREFEVLKKVKHENIVKLLAIEEEQDGRGKVIVMELCTGGSLFNILDDPENTYGLAESEFLLVLEHLSAGMKHLRDNNLVHRDLKPGNIMKFIADDGSTIYKLTDFGAARELQEDQQFVSLYGTEEYLHPDMYERAVLRKPVGKTFGATVDLWSIGVTLYHVATGNLPFRPFGGRRNKETMFYITTKKASGVISGLQTSENGPIEWNRELPQTCQLSVGLKKIVTPLLAGLLEVDPQRIWSFERFFCEVTDTLCRKPIHIFNIHRASLIKVFLHPEEKLVALQIHIQDQTDIMPHAQILLLGEVFLMNIVEESTPGKGYPSTSNDKPLMLFSRENNNVVLPVETELPKFPVFANLVSVENDASQAKVACSVGHVCKRRIDKLALCSKLSRDAIDAFSGLLSTELTRVLGKCQHAKEFTKAVEDTVLSVERNETFARHVFRKFGGQTAMEVKSWRKELDVKSKELTSELTPAIVQLHQRYVKEGSLRGEWDNSTRGLWCPWATKASQRAATLVDRLRDGWQHLLRDRATRSLTYNDEQFHVLERIKVTETGRRLKALLETECIPAMTQRSECVADWYKMAQTVFLQTQILDKDIDGYERVLESFSYRLTQESKERSENLLHSLDRLPGKSKTIEKTSVPVQESTKKWRNICDTQEQITTLLYENGLLVDQLDHLSITDMLEDIDDTGYELLTRATVTFPSIQQ; this is translated from the exons ATGTCCTTCCTTCGCGGATCCGCCAACTACGTCTGGTGCACAACCAGCGTGCTCGGCAAGGGTGCGACCGGCGCCGTATTCCAGGGCGTCAACAAAAACAACGGGGAGCCGGTCGCGGTAAAGACCTTTAATCAGCTGAGCCACATGCGACCGCATGACGTGCAGGTGAGGGAGTTCGAGGTCCTAAAGAAGGTCAAGCACGAAAACATCGTCAAGCTGTTGGCGATCGAGGAGGAGCAGGATGGCAGAGGAAAGGTGATTGTCATGGAGCTCTGCACTGGTGGCAGCCTCTTCAACATCCTCGACGACCCGGAGAACACGTACGGTCTCGCGGAGAGCGAGTTTCTGCTGGTGCTGGAACACCTGTCAGCTGGCATGAAGCACCTACGTGACAACAATCTAGTTCACCGGGACTTGAAACCAG GCAATATAATGAAATTCATCGCTGATGACGGCAGTACGATATACAAGCTTACTGATTTCGGGGCCGCTCGGGAATTGCAGGAGGATCAACAGTTTGTTTCGCTGTATGGCACCGAGGAGTACCTGCATCCGGATATGTACGAGCGCGCAGTCTTGAGGAAACCCGTTGGCAAGACCTTCGGCGCGACCGTCGACTTATGGTCCATAGGCGTGACTCTCTACCATGTCGCGACAGGTAATCTGCCGTTCAGGCCGTTCGGCGGACGGAGAAATAAAGAGACTATGTTCTACATTACCACGAAGAAAGCATCGGGCGTGATATCCGGGCTGCAGACTTCGGAAAACGGGCCAATCGAATGGAACAGGGAGCTGCCGCAGACCTGCCAGCTGAGTGTAGGCCTGAAGAAAATAGTGACTCCGTTGTTGGCTGGTTTACTAGAAGTGGATCCACAAAGGATCTGGAGTTTTGAACGATTCTTCTGCGAGGTCACGGACACGCTTTGCAGGAAGCCTATTCATATATTCAACATTCATAGAGCCAGCTTGATCAAGGTCTTCTTACATCCGGAAGAGAAACTAGTCGCTCTGCAGATACACATTCAAGACCAAACAGATATCATGCCACACGCGCAGATTTTACTTCTCGGGGAAGTTTTCCTCATGAACATTGTCGAGGAATCTACGCCAGGTAAAGGGTATCCCAGTACCAGCAACGACAAACCGTTGATGCTGTTCTCGCGGGAGAACAACAACGTCGTGTTACCGGTAGAGACCGAACTGCCTAAATTTCCCGTCTTTGCGAATCTCGTTTCCGTGGAGAATGACGCGAGTCAAGCCAAGGTCGCGTGTTCCGTAGGGCACGTCTGTAAACGTAGAATCGACAAACTAGCTCTGTGCAGTAAACTTTCACGAGACGCCATAGATGCGTTCAGCGGCCTTCTATCAACGGAGCTTACTCGAGTGTTGGGCAAATGTCAGCATGCGAAAGAATTCACAAAGGCGGTGGAGGATACAGTATTGTCGGTAGAGAGAAACGAGACATTCGCCAGACACGTGTTCCGAAAGTTCGGCGGACAGACTGCAATGGAGGTGAAAAGTTGGCGGAAAGAATTAGACGTGAAGAGTAAGGAGCTTACTAGCGAACTGACTCCAGCAATAGTGCAACTTCATCAAAG GTATGTAAAAGAGGGCAGTTTACGTGGGGAATGGGACAACAGTACTCGTGGTTTATGGTGTCCGTGGGCCACGAAGGCGAGTCAAAGGGCAGCAACGTTAGTTGATCGCTTGAGGGACGGATGGCAACATTTGCTGAGGGACAGAGCCACTCGTAGTCTCACTTACAATGACGAGCAGTTCCACGTTCTTGAACGCATCaag GTCACGGAAACGGGACGTCGATTGAAAGCGCTTCTCGAGACGGAGTGCATACCAGCGATGACGCAGCGGTCCGAGTGCGTCGCCGATTGGTATAAAATGGCACAGACAGTGTTTCTGCAGACCCAAATATTAGATAAGGACATAGACGGTTACGAACGCGTGCTGGAATCATTCTCCTATCGTTTGACGCAGGAGAGCAAGGAGCGTAGTGAAAATCTCTTGCACTCGTTGGACAGGCTTCCCGGCAAATCAAAGacgattgaaaaaacgagcgtgCCGGTTCAGGAGAGCACAAAGAAATGGCGTAACATCTGCGACACGCAAGAACAAATTACGACGCTTCTTTATGAAAACGGTCTGCTTGTAGACCAGCTTGACCACTTGTCAATTACCGATATGCTGGAGGATATAGACGATACGGGATACGAACTTTTAACACGCGCTACTGTTACTTTTCCATCAATCCAACAATAA
- the LOC105203574 gene encoding protein VAC14 homolog has product MMSERDYAPLSAACVRSLNDKLYEKRKPAALEIEKMVKEFAAHNNTVQIKRLLKVLGQDFATSQNPHTRKGGLIGLAAIAVGLGKDTGQYIEDLIHPILACFCDADLRVRYYACESLYNVVKVARGAVLPQFTDIFAALSKLACDSEQNIKNATELLDRLMKDIVTESGLFDLVGFMPLLRERIYTKNPFGRQFVISWVSVLDAVPNMDFIIFLPEILDGLFRILEDPTPEIKKVTDTVLGEFLRSIKSNPARVDFPAMINILISHAQSSDELLQLTAITWIKEFVHLSGPLMLPYMSGILVAVLPCLAYDGDTRKSIKETATQVNANLMKLIIVKSTEVTKDQENKIQAIRKKNDITEDHSLAEDLDLASVVEVLTKHLLYLSVQTKVAVLKWMHHLFINIPQKMFKHIEDLFPILMKSLSDASDEVVQQTLVVMAEIISSKSPEAVAADSDAKIQNKYFTKFIVNLLRLFSTDRHLLEERGTFIIRELCVLLSAEDIYKTLAKILREEQNLSFACTMIQTLNVILLTSSELFDLRNKLRHLDSPDSCALFECLYVSWCHNPVATVALCLLSQHYRHACNIIRSFENIEVTVEFLTEIDKLVQLIESPIFTYLRLQLLEWEKNDALIYALYGLLMILPQSDAYATLQRRLAAIPPATKPIPKNEHSQEKTDADCPFDFDKLLKHFHAVQEHHREQKRKQRLNSLVERNTSHVDV; this is encoded by the exons ATGATGTCCGAGAGGGATTACGCGCCTCTAAGTGCAGCATGCGTGCGTTCTCTCAATGACAAATTGTACGAGAAACGGAAGCCAGCTGCTCTGGAGATAGAGAA gatGGTGAAGGAATTTGCTGCTCACAATAATACCGTGCAAATCAAGAGACTGCTGAAGGTTCTTGGGCAGGACTTTGCCACTTCACAGAATCCGCATACGCGCAAGGGTGGCTTGATTGGTCTTGCAGCAATCGCGGTCGGTCTCGGAAAAGACACCGGTCAATACATAGAGGATCTGATTCATCCGATCTTGGCGTGTTTCTGCGACGCCGATTTGAGAGTCAGATATTATGCCTGCGAGAGTCTATACAATGTAGTTAAAGTGGCAAGAGGTGCAGTGCTGCCTCAATTTACAGATATCTTTGCCGCTCTCAGTAAACTAGCCTGTGACTCTGAgcagaatataaaaaatgccACAGAGCTACTCGACAGACTAATGAAG GACATTGTGACAGAAAGCGGCCTCTTTGACTTAGTCGGATTTATGCCTCTGTTACGTGAACGGATCTATACAAAGAATCCGTTTGGCAGACAGTTTGTAATATCATGGGTGTCTGTGCTGGACGCGGTGCCTAATATGgatttcataatatttctacCTGAGATACTTGATGGATTGTTTAGGATATTAGAGGACCCAACTCCAGAGATCAAGAAGGTCACAGACACGGTTCTCGGTGAATTTTTACGTAGCATAAAATCCAATCCTGCAAGAGTGGATTTCCCAGCCATGATAAATATACTGATTTCACATGCTCAAAGTAGCGACGAGCTGCTCCAGCTGACTGCTATCACATGGATCAAGGAGTTTGTACATTTATCCGGGCCTCTTATGTTACCATATATGTCTGGCATTCTCGTGGCCGTTTTGCCATGCCTGGCCTACGATGGCGACACTCGTAAGAGTATTAAGGAAACGGCGACGCAAGTAAACgcgaatttaatgaaattaataatcgtcAAAAGTACAGAGGTCACAAAGgatcaagaaaataaaatacaagctATCAGAAAGAAGAATG ATATAACAGAAGATCATTCCTTAGCTGAGGACTTGGATCTCGCTAGCGTAGTAGAGGTACTTACGAAACACTTACTATACCTATCGGTCCAGACTAAAGTTGCGGTTTTAAAATGGATGCATCATTTATTCATAAACATTCCGCAAAAAATGTTCAAACATATTGAGGACTTGTTTCCGATATTAATGAAATCTTTGAGTGACGCTTCTGACGAAGTAGTGCAACAGACTCTAGTGGTAATGGCCGAGATTATCAGCTCGAAATCCCCGGAGGCAGTAGCGGCCGATTCCGACGCCAAGATTCAGAACAAGTATTTCACGAAGtttatagttaatttattaAGGCTCTTTTCGACCGACAGACACTTACTAGAGGAACGGGGCACTTTCATTATAAGAGAGTTGTGCGTGCTTTTAAGTGCAGaggatatatataaaactttagcGAAGATACTACGGGAGGAACAGAATTTAAGTTTCGCCTGTACAATGATACAAACTCTGAACGTTATCTTATTAACCAGTTCCGAGTTATTCGATTTGCGCAACAAACTTAGGCATTTGGATTCTCCG GATAGTTGCGCATTATTTGAGTGCCTATATGTGTCCTGGTGTCATAATCCTGTCGCCACAGTGGCTCTATGTCTTCTGTCTCAGCATTACAGGCACGCGTGCAATATCATTCGATCTTT TGAAAATATAGAGGTCACAGTGGAGTTCCTAACGGAGATAGATAAATTAGTCCAGTTAATAGAGTCGCCGATATTTACTT ATCTGAGACTGCAGCTATTGGAATGGGAGAAAAATGACGCTTTGATATACGCGTTATACGGCTTGCTCATGATCCTGCCGCAGAGTGATGCTTATGCTACCTTGCAACGTCGATTAGCGGCGATACCTCCGGCCACAAAACCGATACCTAAAAACGAACACTCGCAGGAGAAAACGGACGCCGATTGTCCGTTTGATTTCGATAAACTACTGAAACATTTCCATGCAGTACAAGAGCACCACAGGGAACAGAAGCGCAAGCAAAGACTGAATTCCTTAGTCGAGAGGAATACTAGTCATGTAGACGTATGA
- the LOC105203587 gene encoding nucleolar complex protein 3 homolog: MGKLRKPKISKIKRNNQTKTKLSKQGKLKTRRHKPKKQPQKSAPPRPEIVEEEEESDHGRDLMDMVEEDDLNFLNKAISNQSYNLLKPIQLNEPDNDLSKKKRKKIENGQPLEELYETNVSKIVKETGGKSVRMLLPIKTQNGFIKKRIIEEDSKISNKEENKDTNEIQEENKEENSDVEIDMDTHSNLQVTDKPVSTIEFLARREEILKTKRFKIGILSSGILENPELKSGNFKILLDMMDERTSEVYITIRKLAMVSLLEIFKDLLPSYSILQISQEGIKLKKDTLALQNYEAILLRFYKGYLQRLEKLSKILKKKKGNTQSVNEREIQLGETAVSCMCELLTIHPYFNFSVNIANYLLPLLDNKRNSVREKIAQCFSKIFKEDKRGQLSLTIVRKLNQYIKSRKHSVHPEVIAVLLALRIKDVNLDKEKEDETKQKKLMSHKQRILALSRRERKKSKKLEEVEKEMLETKAEENKQVKHKILTEITGIVFTIYFRILKQAPNSKVLSVCLEGLAKFAHCININFYQDLVCAIDRLIEEDNLGLREQLHCVQCIFTILSGQAVALNIDPHRFYVHLYKNILKVHCGRTHAETETVLQTLLQILIHQRKRITQTRTIAFVKRISTLALQSQHNATLGTLGIIKQVMQLGKAAHILLDTDCASDGHYQGEIEEPDYCNAHCTALYELVALQRHYHSVVRQLAKNIAYTTPTSGEGSLTTEIAKLSPEELYKEYDPAGVAFKPAVPIPKKLVVKKVPVNYNLSPELEKYVNTVNVDNLFADGHVDFYKACESNL; this comes from the exons atgggG aaactaAGGAAAccgaaaattagtaaaattaaaagaaacaatCAGACGAAGACAAAGCTTTCGAAGCAAGGGAAGCTTAAAACTCGACGACATAAACCAAAAAAACAACCTCAGAAATCAGCACCACCACGTCCGGAAATAgtagaagaggaagaagaaagtgATCATGGAAGAGATCTGATGGATATGGTCGAAGAAGATGATTTGAATTTCCTAAATAAAGCTATATCTAACCAATCTTACAATCTATTAAAACCAATTCAATTAAATGA ACCAGACAATGATTTaagcaagaaaaaaagaaaaaagattgagAATGGTCAGCCTTTGGAAGAGCTGTACGAGAccaatgtttcaaaaattgtgAAGGAGACAGGAGGGAAGTCAGTTCGCATGCTACTTCCAATAAAAACTCAGAATGGGTTTATAAAGAAACGTATTATTGAAGAAGAcagtaaaatttcaaacaaagaagaaaataaagatacaaATGAGATTCAGGAAGAAAATAAAGAGGAAAATAGTGATGTCGAAATAGACATGGATACACAT AGTAATTTGCAAGTAACCGATAAACCAGTATCCACCATTGAATTTCTGGCGCGTCGTGAAGAGATACTGAAAACCAAGCGTTTTAAGATAGGTATACTTTCGAGTGGCATATTGGAAAATCCAGAACTCAAGTCTGGaaatttcaagatattattGGACATGATGGATGAAAGAACTTCCGAAGTTTACATTACAATTAGGAAACTGGCGATGGTATctcttttagaaatttttaaagatttgctTCCATCGTATAGTATCCTGCAAATTTCTCAAGAAGGAATAAAAC TGAAGAAAGATACCCTCGCGCTACAGAATTATGAAGCTATTTTATTGAGGTTTTACAAAGGCTATTTGCAAAGGCTCGAGAAGTTATccaagattttgaaaaaaaagaaaggaaacacACAATCGGTAAACGAGCGAGAAATTCAATTGGGCGAGACGGCTGTATCGTGTATGTGCGAGCTTCTCACCATCCatccatattttaatttctccGTTAATATAGCTAATTATCTCCTTCCTTTATTGGATAACAAACGGAACAGCGTAAGAGAAAAAATTGCGCAATGTTTCTCCAAAATATTCAAAGAAGACAAACGTGGTCAACTGTCTCTTACA ATAGTTCGAAAGTTAAATCAGTACATCAAGTCGAGAAAACACTCTGTACATCCTGAGGTCATAGCAGTGTTACTAGCCCTTCGTATCAAAGATGTCAATCTAGATAAGGAAAAAGAGGATGAAACGAAGCAGAAGAAACTTATGTCTCATAAACAAAGAATTCTTGCATTAAGCAGACGCGAGAGGAAAAAGAGCAAAAAGCTGGAGGAAGTGGAGAAAGAAATGCTCGAGACGAAAGCTGAAGAGAATAAGCAGGTGAAACATAAAATTCTAACGGAAATAACGGGCATAGTATTCACTATATATTTCAGAATTCTAAAACAAGCGCCCAACAGCAAAGTATTGTCTGTGTGCCTGGAAGGATTAGCCAA ATTTGCgcattgtattaatataaatttttaccaaGATTTAGTTTGTGCCATAGATAGATTAATAGAGGAAGATAACTTGGGTTTAAGGGAACAATTACACTGTGTTCAatgtatatttacaatattatctGGACAAGCTGTAGCGTTGAACATTGATCCACATAG ATTTTATGTGcacttgtataaaaatatattaaaagtccACTGTGGGAGGACACATGCAGAAACTGAGACCGTGCTACAAACGTTGCTACAGATTCTCATTCACCAGCGAAAAAGAATCACGCAGACGCGTACGATAGCCTTTGTAAAAAGAATAAGCACATTAGCATTGCAATCACAGCATAATGCGACTTTAGGAACTCTTGGTATTATTAAGCAAGTGATGCAACTTGGGAAAGCGGCTCATATTTTATTAGATACCGACTGCGCCAGTGACGGTCATTATCAAGGCGAAATTGAAGAACCTGATTATTGCAATGCTCACTGTACCGCATTGTATGAGCTTGTTGCTTTACAG cGTCACTATCACAGTGTGGTACGGCAACTTGCTAAAAATATAGCGTACACTACACCTACGAGCGGCGAGGGTAGTTTAACTACCGAAATTGCAAAATT atcaCCAGAGGAGCTTTATAAGGAGTATGATCCTGCGGGTGTAGCATTTAAGCCTGCTGTACCTATTCCAAAGAAGTTGGTTGTTAAAAAAGTACcggttaattataatttgagtCCTGAACTTGAGAAATATGTTAACACTGTTAACGTCGACAATTTATTTGCGGACGGGCATGTAGACTTTTACAAAGCCTGtgaaagtaatttataa
- the LOC105203594 gene encoding membrane magnesium transporter 1, which translates to MSATIIHKFITFVGFMSILHAAYSAAQHRSYLRITEQEFTTLPIDILIQGIASLFIVMYGVMYIAGDFKEIRAVVDLENKSWETLRNLPSFQVFNHRGRSLSPEYIQT; encoded by the exons ATGTCTGCTAcgattatacataaatttataacttttgtaGGATTTATGTCTATATTACATGCGGCTTATTCTGCGGCACAGC ACCGTTCCTACTTGCGGATCACCGAACAAGAGTTTACCACTTTGCCAATTGAC aTTTTAATCCAAGGCATAGCCAGTTTATTTATCGTTATGTATGGCGTTATGTATATTGCTGGCGATTTTAAAGAGATTCGAGCAGTTGTCGATTTGGAGAATAAATCTTGGGAGACACTGCGAAATCTACCATCATTCCAAGTATTTAATCACCGTGGAAGATCTCTATCCCCAGAATATATTCAAACATAG
- the LOC105203600 gene encoding proteasome subunit alpha type-7-1, translated as MSARYDRAITVFSPDGHLLQVEYAQEAVKKGSTAVGVRGADVVVLGVEKKSVAKLQEERTVRKICLLDDHVIMAFAGLTADARVLINRAQVECQSHKLTVEDPVTLEYITRYIAGLKQKYTQSNGRRPFGISCLLTGFDYDGVPHLYQTEPSGIYYEWKANATGRSAKTVHEFLEKYYTPEEVSTEKGCIKLAIRALLEVVQSGQKNLEIAVMRRGQPLQMLDTDTIGEYVTEIEKEKEAEAEKKKQKK; from the exons ATGTCGGCGAGATACGACAGAGCGATCACGGTTTTCTCGCCGGACGGGCATCTGCTCCAGGTGGAATATGCCCAGGAGGCTGTCAAGAAAGGCTCGACGGCG GTTGGAGTACGCGGTGCGGATGTAGTAGTCTTGGGTGTTGAAAAGAAATCTGTCGCCAAGTTACAAGAGGAACGTACGGTGCGCAAAATATGTCTCCTGGACGATCATGTAATTATGGCCTTTGCAG GTTTAACTGCTGATGCAAGAGTATTGATTAATCGTGCACAAGTTGAATGCCAGAGTCACAAATTAACTGTAGAAGATCCTGTTACTTTGGAGTACATTACAAGGTATATTGCAG gTTTAAAGCAGAAATATACACAAAGTAACGGCCGTAGACCTTTTGGAATATCCTGTCTTCTAACTGGATTTGATTACGATGGTGTTCCACATCTTTATCAAACAGAACCATCAGGGATATATTATGAATGGAAG GCAAACGCAACAGGTCGCAGTGCTAAGACTGTACACGAATTCTTGGAGAAATATTACACCCCGGAAGAGGTATCGACGGAAAAGGGTTGTATAAAATTAGCCATCAGAGCGTTACTTGAAGTAGTCCAGTCTGGGCAAAAGAATCTAGAAATAGCGGTAATGCGACGCGGGCAACCATTACAG atgttgGATACAGACACTATAGGCGAATATGTAACAGAAATCgaaaaggagaaagaagcagaagcagaaaagaaaaaacagaaaaagtgA
- the LOC105203606 gene encoding glutathione hydrolase 1 proenzyme, with product MIGVRKKGVIAGVTTAVLVATFVVLILVFTLNSNDTCGSKFVSSSKLGRYTKGAVTTNGQECSKIGADILSKNGTAVDAAIAALLCEGIASLQSMGLGGGFLMTIWDAKSKKAAYLDARETAPSAATENMFDGNAHLAMYGGLAVAVPGELMGYWEAHKEYGRLPWAELFDPAIKLCETGSRVTNYLAAYLVEKEPMIKKESSLAEILINPNTNKTWIAGDRIKRPKLAETLKLIAKHGPDIFYNGNITDKLVDEIAKFKGIITKRDFQEYRALWREPVALKMGNLTIYSAPPPGSGAILAFIMNVLRRLLPVSNENIMWQRIIETFKWAYARRTELGDVEGIDALVANLTSDDYAEMIKGRIRDDRTSQNPEDYGAVTATTMDLGTAHVSVLAPDGSAVSVTSTINQVFGAMIRSTSTGIIFNDEMDDFSSPNITNGFGLPPSPANFIRPGKRPLSSMSPTIVVDHKGDVRLVIGAAGGTKITSGVAIGMLFNLWFGYDIKEAIDARRLHHQLFPMNIQNEKDFCQVTLDYLNKIGHNVTTFSGIGSAITAVSKENGVITANSDYRREGTTAGL from the exons ATGATCGG AGTGAGAAAAAAGGGAGTTATAGCCGGCGTGACGACGGCCGTACTTGTGGCAACTTTCGTAGTACTAATTCTAGTCTTCACATTGAATTCAAATGATACATGCGGTTCAAAGTTCGTTAGTTCTTCTAAACTGGGCCGCTATACGAAG GGCGCCGTGACGACAAACGGTCAGGAATGCTCGAAGATTGGTGCGGATATTTTATCTAAGAATGGTACGGCAGTGGATGCGGCGATAGCGGCGCTTCTTTGCGAAGGCATCGCGTCCTTGCAAAG cATGGGACTGGGCGGCGGATTCCTTATGACGATATGGGACGCAAAGAGCAAAAAGGCGGCTTATCTGGACGCGAGGGAGACCGCCCCGTCAGCTGCGACAGAGAACATGTTCGATGGCAATGCACATTTAGCCATGTATG GTGGCCTGGCAGTTGCTGTCCCGGGTGAGCTTATGGGTTATTGGGAAGCGCATAAAGAATACGGGAGATTGCCGTGGGCCGAGTTATTCGATCCTGCCATCAAACTGTGCGAAACCGGATCGCGCGTCACTAATTATCTCGCCGCGTATCTGGTCGAGAAGGAGCCTATGATAAAGAAGGAGAGCAGTTTGGCTGAAATACTCATAAATCCTAACACCAATAAAACGTGGATT GCAGGAGACCGAATAAAGAGACCAAAACTGGCGGAGACGTTGAAGCTGATAGCGAAACACGGCCCCGACATATTTTACAACGGCAATATCACTGACAAATTAGTCGACGAGATAGCGAAGTTTAAAGGAATAATCACGAAACGAGATTTCCAAGAGTACAG AGCCTTATGGAGAGAGCCGGTTGCATTGAAAATGGGGAACCTAACGATTTACAGTGCCCCACCACCGGGTTCGGGCGCAATTTTGGCGTTTATAATGAACGTCCTTCGCCGTCTGCTACCGGTTAGCAATGAGAATATAATGTGGCAACGCATAATCGAGACCTTCAAGTGGGCTTACGCAAGAAGAACAGAGTTGGGAGATGTCGAGGGCATAG ACGCGCTGGTCGCCAATTTAACGTCAGATGATTACGCGGAAATGATAAAAGGTAGGATTAGGGACGATCGCACGAGTCAGAATCCAGAGGACTACGGTGCTGTTACCGCAACAACTATGGATTTGGGGACCGCGCACGTTTCCGTTCTCGCTCCCGACGGTTCCGCCGTCTCCGTTACGTCGACTATTAATCAGGT GTTCGGCGCAATGATACGCTCAACCTCCACCGGTATAATATTTAACGACGAGATGGATGACTTTAGTTCACCCAATATCACCAACGGCTTCGGGCTGCCGCCGTCACCGGCGAATTTTATTCGGCCTGGCAAACGGCCGTTGAGTTCGATGTCCCCGACTATAGTG GTCGATCACAAGGGCGATGTGAGATTAGTGATTGGTGCAGCTGGTGGTACGAAGATCACAAGTGGCGTGGCAATTGGGATGCTGTTTAATCTTTGGTTCGGTTATGACATAAAAGAAGCGATTGACGCGCGCAGACTTCATCATCAA ctGTTCCCGATGAATATCCAGAACGAGAAAGATTTCTGCCAAGTCACGTTAGATTACCTAAATAAGATTGGACACAACGTCACCACTTTCAGCGGAATTGGCAGCGCAATTACTGCTGTATCTAAGGAAAACGGTGTTATAACAGCGAATTCAGACTATCGTCGAGAGGGAACAACAGCgggattgtaa